Part of the Bacteriovorax sp. BAL6_X genome, GAATAAGAAAATTTAAGTGGTGCACCTAGGTCTACTGCTTTTTGAACAATTTCATTCTTTGCCATATCAATAACTGGTGTGATGATTTCAATATCTCCATCTTTTGTTCCTTGCTTGATTAGCTCATTATAAGCTGCATAGTAGCTAGGACGACAGTCTGGATACCCTGATGAGTCTTCATTAACTGCGCCAATGTAAATATTTTTTGCACCAACTACTTCTGACCAAGATACGGCCATCGCAATGATGTGAGTATTTCTAAATGGTACGTAGCTATCAGGGATCTCTTCTGATTCACCTTTGTATTGTTTAACATCAATTCCATCATCAGTTAGTGAGCTCCCACCAATCTGTTTAAGAAAAGATACGTCAATTACTTTACGAAGTGATTTGTCGACTCCGTAATAATCTGCGATTTTTTGGAAACAATCTAATTCGCGTTCTTCAGTTTTTTGTCCGTAGTTAAGATGAAGAAACGCAAGATTCTTATGCTTCTCATTTGCAATTGCAGCACAAACCAACGAATCCATACCACCACTAACTAGAACAACTGCAAGTTTATCACTTTTCAAAATTATTACTCCTTAACCTTATAGTCCTTCAGCTGTTTCATTAATGAACGCTAGGAACTCTTCGGTTACTTTTGAAGCCTTAGCTTTCTTCTCTGAAAGTACGCCTTCTTTTTCTTGAATCATAATGTAGAACTTAATTTTTGGTTCAGTTCCTGATGGGCGAAGATACAGGCGGTTTCCATTTTTAAAGTGGTAACCAATTACATTACTGACTGGATAGTCCAATTTTGACTCATCACCTGATTCAAGGTCTTTTACAATACCTGTTTGGTAATCTTCTATAACGCGAATATCCTGTCCGCACAAGCTTGTGGGAGCTAAGTCTCTAAAATGACTCATTATTCGTGTAATTTTTTCGGCCCCTTCTTTACCTTGGTAAACAAGATTTAGGAGAGACTCTTGGCTAAAGCCAAATTCTTCGTAGATTTTATCAAGGGCCTGGATAAGATTTAGGCCTTGTTTTTTGAAGTAAAGAGTAACTTCAGACATGAATGTGATTGAGGCAACACCGTCCTTATCACGTACAAACTCGTGTGGTAGATAACCAAAAGACTCTTCGGTACCAAATAGGAAGTTAGCAGAAGGATCTTCTTTTTCAATTTTATTCATAAGCCCACAGATCCACTTGAAACCTGTTAAAGTTGAGTAAGACTTAACTCCGTACTTATCTGCAATAAGCTCCTGAAGCGGAGTTGTTACAACTGTTTTCACAAAGTATGGATTAGCTGGCATTGTTCCATTTTCTTTAAGATTGTGAAGCATGTAGTAGAGCATCAGGATTCCGATTTGGTTTCCATTGATATATTGAGTCTCTCCTTCATGTTCAAAAGCTACTCCAAGTCTATCTGTATCTGGGTCAGAGCCAAATGCAATATCTGCACCAGTATTCTTCATAAGATCAACGGCCATTTTCATTGCAGAAGGATTCTCTGGGTTAGGGGAGCTTACTGTTGGGAAGGCTGAGTCAGGTTGTGCTTGCTCTTTAACAACTTCAACATTTGTAAATCCAAGTTGAGCAAGTGCTGTTGTACATGGAATAAGCCCTGTACCGTGAATTGGTGTATAAACGATCTTAAGGTCTTTTCCATCTTGCTTACACATTTCAGGATTTACTGTTTTAGACAGGATGTCGTTATAGAAGCTTTGTTCTACATCTTCACCAACCCAGCTAATGAATCCATCTTTTTCAGCTTGAGCGAAGTCCATGAATTTAACTGCATCGTACGAAGTAATATCGTAGTAACGATTGATAATATTTTTGTCATTTGGTGGAGTAACTTGTGCACCATCATTCCAGTATACTTTGTAACCATTATACTCAGGAGGATTGTGAGAAGCTGTCACCATTACTCCGGCCTGGGCCTTGTGGTATCTTACTGAGTAAGAAAGCATTGGCACTGGATTTAGCCTCTTGTAGATATAAGACTTAATTCCATTGGCGGCCATGACACTGCAGACTTCCTTAGCAAATTCAAAAGAGAATTTACGAGAATCATAACTTACTGCGATCGATGGGTTAGTTACTCCTGATTTATTACTGTGATCTAGAATTTCACCAGCAAGGGCCTGTGTTGCTCTACGTACTGTATACTTGTTAATACGATTATTTCCAGCGCCAAGGATAGAGCGTAGCCCACCTGTTCCAAATTCTATATCTTTATAAAATCTTTCTTCGATCTCTTTCATGTCATCTGCGTCAATTAATCTTTGGATCTCTGCGCGTGACTCTTCATCAAAATATGGGTTATTGGCCCAAGCATTAGCTTTTTCAAGGCTCGTCGTCATTTTAAAAATCTCCTGTGAAATTTATGATTGAGTATCTTGTGCTATATTCTCAAATCTAGTAGACTTAGGCAAAATATAATCAATGAAATATTGTGTTGTGTGTTAATAAAATCAAGGAGTTAACATGGCAAATAAAGAAATGAAGCACAAAGATAATGTTGCTGGAAAGTGGTATTGTACAGATCCAGACGACGATAACGGAGAAGGATGCATTGCATGTAACGTGTGTTATACAGGTGCTCCTGAATTTTTCGCTGAAGATGAAGATGGGAATGCGTATATCGCTAAGCAACCTTCAACTCCTGAAGAAGAAGAGTTATGTCAAGAGCAGATGGATGCTTGTCCAGTTGCTTCTATTGGAAATGACGGTTAATTCTTGACTAGAATTTCATATCAAAAGAAATGTAGGCAGAGGTACGGTCAACATTGACGCCTCTGTCTTTCGTCGAATGCTGAACTTCCATTGTGATATTAGCATCATCAAATACTTCAAATGACCTTTGTGCTCTGAAATCAACTTCTCCTTGGGAGTTAATCACTGTACCAGTTTTAATAATAGTTGTTCCTTGGAATCTAAAATCGTTTGCAATTGTCGTTGTCTGATTTGTGTCGTAACTCATATCTGTTTCAATATCAAAGTTTTGAAACTCTGGAGTCGCAACAGTAACTCCAGCAAGAAAGTAACCGTCTGCTCTTGCTACGGCCCTGGCCGTGGATTTCCCTTGGTGTGCTAAGTTTAAGTCAAGTTGCTGCTTGTCCGTAGAGATATCTGCATTGCTATCAATTGTGATTTCCTCGCTATAACGATTGGATAACTTAAGATTTAGATTTTGATTATTTGGCCTGATGTCGAGGTGGCCATCTAGAGTTGTGTCTTCAGTTAGTTGACTGTTTAGGTCGACATTAATTCTTTGTTTCTTATCATTAATTTCAACTTTACTAGTAAGTGTTGTGCTTTCTCCGAGGCTACTTTCTGTTTCCATTTCCAATAAAGTTAGAGAAGTAGGGATATAGTAGCTTTGTTCTAATAGGAGGGCCTTATTGATTTTTACTTTCCCAATAAAAGTATCGTATTCTTGATCTTTTATAAGGGCCATTTCAGATTCATTACTTGTCTCTAGGGTTACACCTTCTGGAATACTTCTTTCTATATCTGTTGGCTTTGTTGGATCAACATAAGTGTCATGTGGGTAGTAGATCTGAAAATATGGCTCTTTGTCTTTTATAAAAACTACTTTTATAAAGATATCTTCACCAACTTCATCAGTGGAGCGAAACCAAGTAATTCTAGTCTTTGTTTGAGTACTAGAAGCAAGACTCAGTGATGAGAATTCACTAATTGCGATTTCAGAGGTAAAAACTAATTCGAAGTCATCAAAATCTCTTGTGTTATAACGCTCTTTACCGCTATCAAAGTCACTTTTTAGACAAGTCACTTCTCCTAATTTATCAACCGCTTCAATATAGGTGGCAACGGCCTTAAGTTTTAAGGCCTTTTGTTTGACTTTAATACTAGGCTTTGGATTATTCTCGTTGGCCTTAGTGACGATATCTGAAATATTGGAAGCTAGCTCGGCCATATCTCGACATTGAATACAAATTTCTGCGCTAGCGGTGTTATGCCTTGGAATATCGTCAGTAAGTTCTTTTTCACGACTAATCGGAATATATTTAGGAGATTTAGATTTTGTAATTCTGACAATATCTTTTACTAAGTCTTTGGCCTTTATCTGCCTTCCATTAACGTCAATTTCTTCTTTGAAGAAACTTGGCTCAATGGCCATTGCATTGACTACAACTGAAAATGCAAGAATGGTGATAGAGAATTTTTTTATTAGCACAAATTCTTATCGGAGCTGGTTTAGAAAAAGTTTACAAAAATAGTAAATTATTTTAAGTGTGTGGAAATTTCAGTACTTGCGCACCTTTGCCGACAAGAATAAAATAAAGAGGATCACAATTTACAAAGGAAGTATCATGAATCCAACAAATCTACAGCTTGTAGGGACGATTCTATTCGCATGTGCTATTTTGCACACATTTTTAGTTTCAAAAATTCAACACTTAGCTCACAAGTATCCGGAAGGATCGATGATGGAAAATCTTCTTCACTTCTTAGGTGAAGTCGAAGCAGTATTCGGTATGTGGGCCGCGGCCTTTATTGTTTACTATAGCGCCACTCAAGGTTTTGCAGTTTATGATAATGCACACCAAGTTATTGGTGGGGCACTGAAATATCTTGAGCAAGATGTAAACTACACTGAAGCAGCATTCGTTTTCGTTATTATGTGTATGGCAGGGACGAGGCCAATCATTATGCTTGCTGAAAAAATCATTGGTATGATTGCAAAGCTTCTTCCGTTTCCAGGAAAAATGGCGTTCTATATTTCGGCCCTTATTGTTGGTCCGATACTAGGGTCTTTTATTACTGAGCCAGCTGCTATGACGGTTACTGCTCTAATTCTTTTAGATTACTTCTTCTCTGATGAGAAAATGAGTCTTAAGTTTAAGTATGCAACGATTGGTCTACTTTTTGTAAACGTATCAATCGGTGGAACACTTTCTCACTTTGCTGCACCTCCTGTACTTATGGTTGCTTCAAAGTGGCACTGGGGATTTGTTCACATGATTACAAACTTTGGTTATAAGGCAACAATTTCAATTATCATTGGAACTTTAATTATTGCATTCATGTTTAAAAATGAACTTCAAGGAAAGCTTGAAATTAAACAAAAGCATGAAAATTGGATGGCACCAACTTGGTGGATGACTCTAGTTCACATTATCTTTATGGGGCTTGTTGTTTTCTCTGCTCACCACATGGTTTTCTTCCTTGCACTTTTCCTATTCTTCTTAGGTTTCACGACTGTTACAAAAGAGTACCAAGACGAAATCAAGCTAAAAGAATCACTTCTTGTTGGTTTCTTCCTTGCTGGTCTAGTAACTCTAGGTGGACAACAAGGTTGGTGGCTACAACCAATTTTATCTAAGCTTGGTGACTTTGTTCTTTTCGTAGGTGCAACTTCACTTACTGCTATTACAGATAACGCAGCTCTTACTTATTTAGGGACTCTGGTTGATCTAACTGATTCAGCTAAGTACAACCTTGTTGCTGGTGCTGTTGCTGGTGGTGGTTTAACTGTTATTGCTAACGCTCCAAACCCTGCGGGATTTGGTATCCTTAAAGGAACATTTGGAAAAGAGGGGATTAATCCTGGAAAGCTTCTGCTTGGAGCACTTTTCCCAACAATCCTTGCAATGGTTATGTTTCAAATTCTTCCAAATCTAGCGAAGTAAAAATACAAAGGCCCTCAATTGAGGGCCTTTTTTATTTTAAAAATACTTATAGATCTACAACCCAGTTAAACGGGTCTTCAATTGTTTTTTCTTGAATACCGAGTAGGGTCTCACGTAGCTCCTTTGAAACCGGCCCAAACTCTTCTTGAATATTATAGAATTCACCAGACTCTTCATGTAAAGAACAAATCGGCGTGATAATAGCAGCAGTTCCACAAGAGAAGCATTCTGTACATTTCTTTGACTTGATATCTTCAATTAGTTCATCAATGCTAATCTTTCTTTCAACGACTTTATACCCTTTGTGGCGAGCAATATCGATAAGTGAACGACGAGTGATTCCATCAAGAATTGTTTCTGTTAGTTCAGGAGTGTGAATTTCTCCGTCAATAACTGCAAAGAAGTTCATTCCGCTTAATTCCTCAATCGACTTACGATCACTTGCAGAGAGCCAAAGAGTTTGATGTAATCCTAGTTTTAGAGTTCTAACTCCAGCGTTAAGAGCACCAGCATAATTACCACCAGTTTTTGCCGTTCCCATACCTCCTGCACATGCACGAATCATATTTCTTTCAATTAGAAGCTTATAGCTTCCACCTGAGAAGTATGATTCAACAGGTGAGGCAATAACCATGAAAAGAAATTCCTCACTAGGCTTAATACCTAAATTATTTTCT contains:
- a CDS encoding phospho-sugar mutase, which gives rise to MTTSLEKANAWANNPYFDEESRAEIQRLIDADDMKEIEERFYKDIEFGTGGLRSILGAGNNRINKYTVRRATQALAGEILDHSNKSGVTNPSIAVSYDSRKFSFEFAKEVCSVMAANGIKSYIYKRLNPVPMLSYSVRYHKAQAGVMVTASHNPPEYNGYKVYWNDGAQVTPPNDKNIINRYYDITSYDAVKFMDFAQAEKDGFISWVGEDVEQSFYNDILSKTVNPEMCKQDGKDLKIVYTPIHGTGLIPCTTALAQLGFTNVEVVKEQAQPDSAFPTVSSPNPENPSAMKMAVDLMKNTGADIAFGSDPDTDRLGVAFEHEGETQYINGNQIGILMLYYMLHNLKENGTMPANPYFVKTVVTTPLQELIADKYGVKSYSTLTGFKWICGLMNKIEKEDPSANFLFGTEESFGYLPHEFVRDKDGVASITFMSEVTLYFKKQGLNLIQALDKIYEEFGFSQESLLNLVYQGKEGAEKITRIMSHFRDLAPTSLCGQDIRVIEDYQTGIVKDLESGDESKLDYPVSNVIGYHFKNGNRLYLRPSGTEPKIKFYIMIQEKEGVLSEKKAKASKVTEEFLAFINETAEGL
- a CDS encoding ferredoxin, yielding MANKEMKHKDNVAGKWYCTDPDDDNGEGCIACNVCYTGAPEFFAEDEDGNAYIAKQPSTPEEEELCQEQMDACPVASIGNDG
- the queC gene encoding 7-cyano-7-deazaguanine synthase QueC, with amino-acid sequence MKSDKLAVVLVSGGMDSLVCAAIANEKHKNLAFLHLNYGQKTEERELDCFQKIADYYGVDKSLRKVIDVSFLKQIGGSSLTDDGIDVKQYKGESEEIPDSYVPFRNTHIIAMAVSWSEVVGAKNIYIGAVNEDSSGYPDCRPSYYAAYNELIKQGTKDGDIEIITPVIDMAKNEIVQKAVDLGAPLKFSYSCYARGDKACGVCDSCALRLRGFQKAGIEDPIEYDQRPNYLS
- a CDS encoding putative Na+/H+ antiporter; this translates as MNPTNLQLVGTILFACAILHTFLVSKIQHLAHKYPEGSMMENLLHFLGEVEAVFGMWAAAFIVYYSATQGFAVYDNAHQVIGGALKYLEQDVNYTEAAFVFVIMCMAGTRPIIMLAEKIIGMIAKLLPFPGKMAFYISALIVGPILGSFITEPAAMTVTALILLDYFFSDEKMSLKFKYATIGLLFVNVSIGGTLSHFAAPPVLMVASKWHWGFVHMITNFGYKATISIIIGTLIIAFMFKNELQGKLEIKQKHENWMAPTWWMTLVHIIFMGLVVFSAHHMVFFLALFLFFLGFTTVTKEYQDEIKLKESLLVGFFLAGLVTLGGQQGWWLQPILSKLGDFVLFVGATSLTAITDNAALTYLGTLVDLTDSAKYNLVAGAVAGGGLTVIANAPNPAGFGILKGTFGKEGINPGKLLLGALFPTILAMVMFQILPNLAK
- a CDS encoding branched-chain amino acid aminotransferase; translated protein: MIILDSAKKAIENFTMPDHVGFGKVLLPIMATCEYKRGEWGELEIKPYGKLELDPTCKVLHYGQEIFEGMKAYNFKGNGPNLFRPLENYRRFNHSAKRMAMPEVPKDIFTAAVNTITKMGENYIPKRGGESLYIRPFMIATENNLGIKPSEEFLFMVIASPVESYFSGGSYKLLIERNMIRACAGGMGTAKTGGNYAGALNAGVRTLKLGLHQTLWLSASDRKSIEELSGMNFFAVIDGEIHTPELTETILDGITRRSLIDIARHKGYKVVERKISIDELIEDIKSKKCTECFSCGTAAIITPICSLHEESGEFYNIQEEFGPVSKELRETLLGIQEKTIEDPFNWVVDL